ATTGATTCCTTAGGAAGACGAGGAGAGATAATGTTCACTGGAATAATTGAAGAAATTGGCAGAATCGAACGAGTCATAAAATCAGGATCAATGAGTTCTATTTCTATTTCATGCAATAAGGTTTTGGATGATATAAAATTGGGAGACAGCATAGCGGTAAATGGTATATGTTTAACGGTTAACTCTTTTGATAACAA
This Candidatus Cloacimonadota bacterium DNA region includes the following protein-coding sequences:
- a CDS encoding riboflavin synthase; the protein is MFTGIIEEIGRIERVIKSGSMSSISISCNKVLDDIKLGDSIAVNGICLTVNSFDN